A single region of the Rhizobium grahamii genome encodes:
- a CDS encoding carbohydrate ABC transporter permease — MTGANIGMVRPRIGDVLIVLLVVLAALIMILPIAWVIALSFKLNQELKLDTNAVFHAPYTLKNYLDVLGGSNVFRWFLNSVIVSFGMTVGVLILSSLAGYGFARLRFPGRDILFVLVLFGLAVPEQAVIVARHQIFSMLKLHNTYPGLILPGLAAPFGVFLMTQYFREIPKELDEAALLDNASRFSIFWKVLLPQTIPAQATLGVFTFLGAWNDYLWPLISATKKEMYTITTGIASMQTNFAQTEGLGFLMAQAVFAGLPTLLVYLFFQKYIVAAVSGRAAR, encoded by the coding sequence ATGACCGGTGCGAACATTGGAATGGTCAGGCCGCGGATAGGCGATGTCCTGATCGTGCTGCTTGTCGTGCTTGCCGCTCTGATCATGATCCTGCCGATTGCCTGGGTGATCGCGCTGTCCTTCAAGCTCAATCAGGAGCTCAAGCTTGATACAAACGCCGTTTTTCACGCGCCGTATACGCTGAAGAACTACCTCGACGTCCTCGGCGGGTCGAACGTCTTCCGCTGGTTCCTGAACAGCGTGATCGTATCGTTTGGAATGACGGTCGGTGTCCTGATCCTGTCGTCGCTTGCCGGATATGGATTTGCGCGTCTCCGCTTTCCAGGCCGGGATATCCTGTTCGTTCTCGTCCTGTTTGGCCTTGCGGTTCCCGAGCAGGCCGTGATCGTCGCGCGTCACCAGATCTTCAGCATGCTGAAGCTGCACAATACCTATCCCGGCCTCATTCTCCCGGGGTTGGCCGCGCCATTCGGTGTGTTTCTGATGACGCAGTACTTCCGGGAAATACCGAAGGAGCTGGATGAGGCGGCACTTCTCGACAATGCCTCGCGCTTCTCGATCTTCTGGAAGGTCCTGTTGCCGCAAACCATTCCCGCCCAGGCGACACTTGGTGTCTTCACCTTCCTCGGAGCCTGGAACGATTACCTGTGGCCGCTGATCTCGGCGACGAAGAAGGAGATGTACACGATCACGACAGGGATCGCGTCGATGCAAACCAACTTCGCGCAAACCGAGGGACTTGGCTTTCTCATGGCGCAGGCGGTTTTTGCCGGCCTGCCCACGCTTCTTGTCTACCTGTTCTTCCAGAAATACATCGTCGCTGCCGTCTCCGGCCGAGCAGCACGTTGA
- a CDS encoding extracellular solute-binding protein, with protein MKTGMRNILLAASLALTTGPALAADPVEITVQRFFGTCDADWGTNTDISKAIGECGIITSQINKFAADNPDIKVNVNTVEWPGYDQLTAQLASGEPPDLVTIHESVLSDYQSKGLLQPLDEVLKSAGVDPAGFTAAGREGVTKDGQIFGLPIDSHTMLWHINMNYFRKAGLVNADGTLILPKTADELLAQAKQFKEKVGKPYLVQSMANEKGAFYRAMYIYLTQMKSDFFADPTHLKLNTPEAKKIVQLFKDIYDQDLTTKDQDYAASLSGFTKGDGGVLLNGTWVVGDFDALSKAQGNALSDGYTVYPYPPVFGGTPAYWSDGHSWALTKKDRSPEQTAAIQKFLKFMADTNFEWARTGHLPAQQAVIDSAQFKALPHVTTILDIAATAKPLPAQVRHQFAVNDIIGEEVAAAIMGQKEIDAALADAETRVNDLLAN; from the coding sequence ATGAAAACTGGCATGCGAAATATTCTCTTGGCAGCGTCGCTTGCGCTGACGACAGGACCGGCACTGGCGGCCGATCCGGTCGAGATCACCGTCCAGCGTTTCTTCGGTACGTGTGATGCCGACTGGGGGACGAACACCGATATCAGCAAGGCCATTGGCGAATGCGGTATCATCACGTCCCAGATCAACAAGTTCGCCGCCGACAATCCGGATATCAAGGTGAACGTCAACACGGTCGAATGGCCGGGCTACGATCAGCTGACCGCGCAGTTGGCGTCCGGCGAGCCGCCGGATCTCGTTACCATCCACGAGTCCGTCCTGTCCGACTACCAGTCGAAGGGGCTGCTGCAGCCGCTCGATGAGGTTCTGAAGAGTGCGGGTGTCGATCCTGCCGGCTTCACGGCGGCTGGCCGCGAGGGTGTCACGAAGGATGGCCAGATCTTCGGTCTTCCGATCGATTCCCACACGATGCTCTGGCACATCAACATGAACTATTTCCGCAAGGCCGGTCTGGTCAACGCGGACGGTACACTGATCCTGCCGAAGACCGCCGATGAGCTTCTCGCTCAGGCCAAGCAGTTCAAGGAAAAGGTGGGCAAGCCCTATCTGGTCCAGAGCATGGCCAATGAAAAAGGCGCCTTCTACCGCGCCATGTACATCTACCTGACGCAGATGAAGTCGGATTTCTTCGCGGATCCGACCCATCTGAAACTGAACACGCCTGAAGCAAAGAAGATCGTCCAGCTGTTCAAGGACATCTACGATCAGGATCTGACGACGAAGGATCAGGACTACGCGGCATCGCTTTCCGGTTTCACCAAGGGTGACGGCGGCGTTCTCCTGAACGGAACATGGGTGGTCGGCGACTTCGACGCGCTCTCCAAGGCACAAGGCAACGCCCTGTCTGATGGTTACACCGTCTATCCTTACCCGCCCGTCTTCGGCGGCACGCCGGCCTATTGGTCGGACGGCCATTCGTGGGCGCTGACGAAGAAGGATCGCTCGCCTGAGCAAACGGCGGCCATCCAGAAGTTCCTGAAGTTCATGGCGGATACCAACTTCGAATGGGCGCGCACCGGCCACCTGCCGGCGCAGCAGGCGGTCATCGACTCTGCCCAGTTCAAGGCGCTGCCGCATGTCACGACGATCCTCGATATCGCTGCAACCGCCAAGCCGCTCCCGGCACAGGTGCGCCATCAGTTCGCCGTCAATGACATCATCGGCGAAGAGGTCGCGGCTGCGATCATGGGGCAGAAAGAGATCGACGCCGCCTTGGCTGATGCCGAGACGCGGGTAAACGATCTGCTTGCCAACTAA